The following proteins are co-located in the Manihot esculenta cultivar AM560-2 chromosome 7, M.esculenta_v8, whole genome shotgun sequence genome:
- the LOC122723942 gene encoding B3 domain-containing transcription factor VRN1-like has protein sequence MTSWPKTDMSVTNRPHFFKIILDDNIHDKKLSIPRKFVRKYGKDLSNPVLLKVPDGRTWQMELIKSDGEVWLQNGWQEFLEYYSLAHGSFLVFEYNKRDCHFNVIIFDKTASEIDYHVNVTNGEIKEPKMIEETETDASVEISDHLMLSRKRKGKSPLPFSQPQKKVKLETPTENTSLHCCGNPVQGNKNPLAHEQSNHPAAIETSKNFTSLNPFFKLIISSGHLTRPIVHVPRNFISNIKKSTKKAKLQVENRWWIVKLTIYPHHNKGQFLSGWSVFVRENSLRKGDVCIFELIDRETALVKVTIFRNAK, from the exons ATGACTTCTTGGCCCAAAACAGACATGTCCGTGACCAACAGACCCCATTTTTTCAAGATAATTCTAGACGACAACATTCATGATAAGAAGCTT AGTATTCCAAGAAAGTTTGTAAGGAAGTATGGAAAAGATCTGTCAAATCCTGTACTTCTTAAAGTCCCTGATGGTAGAACATGGCAAATGGAGCTGATCAAGTCTGATGGAGAGGTTTGGTTACAAAATGGGTGGCAAGAATTTTTGGAGTATTACTCTCTAGCACATGGGTCCTTTCTAGTTTTTGAATACAATAAGAGAGATTGCCATTTCAATGTGATCATATTTGACAAGACTGCATCTGAAATAGATTATCATGTTAATGTCACCAATGGAGAAATTAAAGAGCCAAAGATGATTGAAGAAACTGAAACTGATGCATCTGTTGAAATCTCGGATCACTTGATGCTGAGCAGAAAAAGGAAAGGGAAATCGCCATTGCCGTTCTCTCAGCCGCAGAAGAAGGTGAAGCTTGAGACTCCCACAGAAAACACAAGCTTGCATTGTTGTGGAAACCCAGTTCAAG GTAACAAGAATCCACTGGCACATGAACAAAGTAATCATCCTGCAGCCATTGAAACTTCCAAAAATTTTACTTCATTGAATCCTTTTTTCAAATTGATCATTTCATCTGGACATCTGACTCGTCCCATCGTG CATGTACCACGCAATTTTATCAGCAACATTAAGAAAAGTACGAAGAAAGCAAAGTTGCAAGTTGAAAATAGATGGTGGATTGTGAAGCTGACCATATATCCACATCATAATAAAGGTCAGTTTCTTTCTGGATGGAGTGTATTTGTACGCGAAAATTCGTTGCGAAAGGGAGATGTTTGCATCTTTGAGCTGATTGATAGGGAGACTGCGCTTGTAAAAGTCACCATCTTCAGAAATGCCAAGTAA
- the LOC110619796 gene encoding B3 domain-containing transcription factor VRN1 isoform X2 produces the protein MASCPRRDMFAAERPHFFKIILEETIRDKKLGVPKRFARKYGGFLSNPVVLKVPGGRIWQVEVTKFDGEVWFQNGWQGFLEYYSLVHGSFLVFEYDKSSCHFNVTIFDKSASEIEYPVSVTNGDDKEINDLQEEIQEPKIIEETENDSYVETLDDSVLGRKRKEKALLSSLQPQKMMKVENPTGNTSLHFPGKQVEGKKQTSDCIAVRKKPLTTQEKTKAVHRASVNFKSDNPFFLIVMQPSYVHPGEKMSIPASFAMKYFPLKHTSDVNLNGLDGRTWSVKFYFNKASNGQPMAKITRGWRVFAEDNCLEVGDVCAFELIMIQGAKATFKVTIFRNKKGDKMISKEEEESNSPGAIAADKGFTSVHPFFKAVISSSYLDTMHVPQNFISNIKQSTER, from the exons ATGGCTTCTTGCCCCAGAAGAGACATGTTCGCGGCAGAAAGGCCCCATTTTTTCAAGATAATTCTTGAGGAGACCATTCGTGATAAGAAGCTT GGcgttccaaagagatttgcaaggaaATATGGAGGGTTTCTGTCAAATCCAGTAGTCCTTAAAGTCCCTGGTGGTAGAATTTGGCAAGTGGAGGTGACCAAATTTGATGGTGAGGTATGGTTTCAGAATGGCTGGCAAGGATTCCTGGAATATTACTCTCTGGTGCATGGATCCTTTTTAGTTTTTGAATATGACAAGAGTAGTTGCCATTTCAATGTGACCATATTTGACAAGAGTGCATCTGAGATAGAGTATCCTGTCAGTGTCACTAATGGAGATGATAAGGAGATTAACGATCTCCAGGAAGAAATCCAAGAGCCAAAAATCATTGAAGAAACTGAAAATGATTCATATGTTGAAACCTTGGATGACTCCGTGCTCGgccgaaaaagaaaagaaaaagcacTATTATCATCCCTTCAGCCTCAGAAGATGATGAAGGTTGAGAATCCTACAGGAAACACAAGTTTGCATTTTCCTGGAAAACAAGTTGAAG GAAAGAAACAAACATCAGATTGCATTGCTGTGAGGAAAAAGCCATTGACAACTCAGGAAAAAACCAAAGCTGTTCACAGAGCTAGCGTTAACTTCAAATCTGATAATCCTTTTTTCTTGATTGTAATGCAACCATCATATGTTCATCCAGGAGAAAAAATG AGTATACCAGCAAGCTTTGCCATGAAATATTTCCCCTTGAAGCATACTAGTGATGTCAACCTGAATGGTTTAGATGGAAGAACTTGGTCTGTTAAGTTCTACTTTAATAAAGCAAGCAATGGGCAACCGATGGCGAAAATTACTCGAGGTTGGAGGGTATTTGCAGAAGACAATTGTTTGGAAGTTGGTGATGTTTGTGCCTTTGAACTGATAATGATTCAGGGAGCTAAAGCTACATTTAAAGTTACAATTTTTCGAAACAAAAAAG GTGACAAGATGATAtcgaaagaagaagaagaaagtaaTTCTCCTGGAGCCATTGCAGCAGACAAAGGTTTCACTTCAGTGCATCCATTTTTCAAAGCAGTTATTTCATCCAGTTATCTGGACACCATG CACGTTCCACAGAACTTTATCAGCAACATCAAGCAAAGCACAGAGCGATAA
- the LOC110619066 gene encoding B3 domain-containing transcription factor VRN1 translates to MDSWPKSGDGRRLMFRAAKPHFFKIILDDTIRRRKLGIPRKFARRYGSEMSSPVFLKVPSGEKWEVQLVKCDDEIWLTNGWQEFVGYYSLACGYFLVFEFEQNCHFNVIIMDKSSSEIDYPLSHNEDTCLEEEFPGPKVEETESDHSLPSPLPFTQPHKKLKLEKPTKNIKSLADFAGKRGKAKETGRMQPLTAEEKANALHRAGANFKSGNPYFMIVMQQTHLHRLNIPASFKREHFNNRKAATFITKEEKAWFVEFVSIGKAIARSRDGWKKFVQENHLEVGDVCVFELINRIACKFNVVIFRHT, encoded by the exons ATGGATTCTTGGCCCAAGAGCGGCGATGGACGTCGCTTGATGTTTAGGGCAGCCAAGCCCCATTTTTTCAAGATAATTCTCGATGATACTATTCGTAGAAGGAAGCTT GGGATTCCAAGAAAGTTTGCGAGGAGATATGGAAGTGAAATGTCAAGTCCTGTATTCCTGAAGGTGCCTAGTGGTGAAAAATGGGAGGTACAGCTTGTGAAATGTGATGATGAGATTTGGTTAACAAATGGGTGGCAGGAGTTTGTAGGGTATTACTCTTTAGCCTGTGGATACTTCCTGGTTTTTGAATTTGAACAAAATTGCCATTTCAATGTAATCATAATGGACAAGAGTTCTTCAGAGATAGACTATCCATTGAGCCATAATGAGGATACTTGTCTTGAGGAAGAATTCCCAGGGCCAAAGGTTGAAGAAACTGAAAGTGATCACTCATTGCCATCACCATTACCATTCACTCAGCCTCATAAGAAGCTGAAGCTAGAGAAACCcacaaaaaacataaaatcact GGCTGATTTTGCAGGAAAGAGGGGCAAAGCTAAGGAGACTGGGAGGATGCAGCCATTGACAGCTGAAGAAAAAGCTAATGCACTCCATAGAGCAGGAGCTAATTTTAAATCTGGAAATCCTTACTTCATGATCGTAATGCAGCAAACACATCTTCATAGATTG AATATACCAGCAAGCTTTAAAAGGGAACATTTCAACAATCGTAAGGCTGCCACCTTCATTACAAAGGAAGAGAAAGCTTGGTTTGTTGAATTTGTGAGCATTGGAAAAGCAATAGCTAGATCACGTGATGGTTGGAAGAAATTTGTACAAGAAAATCACTTGGAAGTTGGagatgtttgtgtgtttgaattGATTAATCGCATTGCATGTAAATTCAATGTAGTCATTTTCCGGCATACATGA
- the LOC110619796 gene encoding B3 domain-containing transcription factor VRN1 isoform X1 — translation MASCPRRDMFAAERPHFFKIILEETIRDKKLGVPKRFARKYGGFLSNPVVLKVPGGRIWQVEVTKFDGEVWFQNGWQGFLEYYSLVHGSFLVFEYDKSSCHFNVTIFDKSASEIEYPVSVTNGDDKEINDLQEEIQEPKIIEETENDSYVETLDDSVLGRKRKEKALLSSLQPQKMMKVENPTGNTSLHFPGKQVEVDFVGKKQTSDCIAVRKKPLTTQEKTKAVHRASVNFKSDNPFFLIVMQPSYVHPGEKMSIPASFAMKYFPLKHTSDVNLNGLDGRTWSVKFYFNKASNGQPMAKITRGWRVFAEDNCLEVGDVCAFELIMIQGAKATFKVTIFRNKKGDKMISKEEEESNSPGAIAADKGFTSVHPFFKAVISSSYLDTMHVPQNFISNIKQSTER, via the exons ATGGCTTCTTGCCCCAGAAGAGACATGTTCGCGGCAGAAAGGCCCCATTTTTTCAAGATAATTCTTGAGGAGACCATTCGTGATAAGAAGCTT GGcgttccaaagagatttgcaaggaaATATGGAGGGTTTCTGTCAAATCCAGTAGTCCTTAAAGTCCCTGGTGGTAGAATTTGGCAAGTGGAGGTGACCAAATTTGATGGTGAGGTATGGTTTCAGAATGGCTGGCAAGGATTCCTGGAATATTACTCTCTGGTGCATGGATCCTTTTTAGTTTTTGAATATGACAAGAGTAGTTGCCATTTCAATGTGACCATATTTGACAAGAGTGCATCTGAGATAGAGTATCCTGTCAGTGTCACTAATGGAGATGATAAGGAGATTAACGATCTCCAGGAAGAAATCCAAGAGCCAAAAATCATTGAAGAAACTGAAAATGATTCATATGTTGAAACCTTGGATGACTCCGTGCTCGgccgaaaaagaaaagaaaaagcacTATTATCATCCCTTCAGCCTCAGAAGATGATGAAGGTTGAGAATCCTACAGGAAACACAAGTTTGCATTTTCCTGGAAAACAAGTTGAAG TTGATTTTGTAGGAAAGAAACAAACATCAGATTGCATTGCTGTGAGGAAAAAGCCATTGACAACTCAGGAAAAAACCAAAGCTGTTCACAGAGCTAGCGTTAACTTCAAATCTGATAATCCTTTTTTCTTGATTGTAATGCAACCATCATATGTTCATCCAGGAGAAAAAATG AGTATACCAGCAAGCTTTGCCATGAAATATTTCCCCTTGAAGCATACTAGTGATGTCAACCTGAATGGTTTAGATGGAAGAACTTGGTCTGTTAAGTTCTACTTTAATAAAGCAAGCAATGGGCAACCGATGGCGAAAATTACTCGAGGTTGGAGGGTATTTGCAGAAGACAATTGTTTGGAAGTTGGTGATGTTTGTGCCTTTGAACTGATAATGATTCAGGGAGCTAAAGCTACATTTAAAGTTACAATTTTTCGAAACAAAAAAG GTGACAAGATGATAtcgaaagaagaagaagaaagtaaTTCTCCTGGAGCCATTGCAGCAGACAAAGGTTTCACTTCAGTGCATCCATTTTTCAAAGCAGTTATTTCATCCAGTTATCTGGACACCATG CACGTTCCACAGAACTTTATCAGCAACATCAAGCAAAGCACAGAGCGATAA
- the LOC110619065 gene encoding B3 domain-containing transcription factor VRN1, with protein MDSCLKKDDGRLVFKSTKPHFFKIILDDTIRSRKLGIPRKFVRRYGSELSSPVFLKMPSGAKWEIQLLKCDDEIWLTNGWQEFVEYYSLAFGYFLIFEFEQNCHFNVIIMDKSASEIDYPFSIINGNNKEPDLKEELPEQKIEETENVNPLQSRKTKENSPLPFTQPHKKMKLENPTENTKSHHPTRQSEGLDFAAKRGKAKDTVRTQPLTAEEKATALHRATANFNSGNPYFMIALQPSYLNKLVNMSIPASFAREYFIKNREIATLITKDGKTWSVEFCYTVSNRKQSASLGLGWNKFSQENYLEVGDVCVFELINRSAIRFNVVIFRHIKDTNSSPSLGNNKQLNHEESSICKPFNPGHSCSKAFEAVEAAKKFSSANPFFKVIIGSYHLEQSLLYVPLNIVAKSTTRRRNNAMLQVENKRWPVKLFKYPPNSMIAEGWRSFATENFLKVGDVCIFELIANEAVLLKVTIFRNVD; from the exons ATGGATTCTTGCCTCAAGAAAGACGATGGACGTTTGGTGTTTAAGTCAACAAAGCCCCATTTTTTCAAGATAATTCTTGATGATACCATTCGTAGTAGGAAGCTT GGCATTCCAAGAAAGTTTGTGAGGAGATATGGAAGTGAACTCTCAAGTCCTGTATTCCTGAAGATGCCCAGTGGTGCAAAATGGGAGATACAGCTCTTGAAATGTGATGATGAGATTTGGTTAACAAATGGCTGGCAGGAATTTGTGGAGTATTACTCTCTAGCCTTTGGATATTTTCTGATTTTTGAATTTGAACAAAATTGTCATTTCAATGTAATCATAATGGACAAAAGTGCTTCAGAGATAGATTATCCATTCAGCATCATCAATGGAAATAATAAGGAGCCTGATCTTAAGGAAGAATTGCCAGAGCAAAAGATTGAAGAAACTGAAAATGTTAACCCCTTGCAGTCCAGAAAAACAAAAGAGAATTCACCATTGCCATTCACTCAGCCTCATAAGAAGATGAAGCTAGAGAATCCCACAGAAAACACAAAATCACACCATCCCACTAGGCAATCTGAAG GACTTGATTTTGCAGCAAAGAGGGGCAAGGCTAAGGATACTGTGAGGACACAGCCATTGACAGCTGAGGAAAAAGCTACTGCACTCCATAGAGCAACAGCTAATTTTAATTCTGGAAATCCTTATTTCATGATTGCATTGCAGCCATCATATCTTAATAAATTGGTAAACATG TCTATACCAGCAAGCTTTGCCAGGGAATATTTTATCAAGAATCGTGAGATTGCCACGCTCATTACAAAGGATGGAAAAACTTGGTCTGTTGAATTCTGTTATACTGTGAGCAACAGGAAACAATCAGCTAGTTTAGGTCTTGGTTGGAATAAATTTTCTCAAGAAAATTACTTGGAAGTTGGTGATGTTTGTGTCTTTGAACTGATTAATCGCAGTGCAATTAGATTCAATGTAGTCATTTTCCGACATATCAAAGATACAAATAGCAGCCCATCACTTG GAAACAACAAGCAACTGAATCATGAAGAAAGTAGCATCTGCAAGCCGTTTAATCCAGGGCATTCATGTTCAAAGGCTTTTGAAGCTGTTGAAGCAGCAAAGAAATTTTCCTCGGCGAATCCTTTCTTCAAAGTGATCATCGGTTCATATCATCTGGAGCAATCCTTATTG TATGTGCCGCTAAATATCGTCGCGAAAAGTACAACGCGACGCAGAAACAATGCAATGTTACAGGTTGAGAACAAGCGGTGGCCTGTGAAATTATTCAAGTATCCTCCTAACAGTATGATTGCAGAGGGATGGCGTTCATTTGCAACGGAGAATTTTCTAAAAGTGGGAGATGTTTGCATCTTTGAGCTGATTGCCAATGAAGCTGTGCTGTTAAAGGTTACCATTTTCAGGAATGTTGATTAA